From a single Kitasatospora sp. NBC_00458 genomic region:
- a CDS encoding AAA family ATPase yields the protein MEPRGLVDLRGDAGEPFTAGYPGDAVVVVSGLPGSGKSTLLRRWSAAAPRAGTVDPRAVHEACAAVMPARLPYAVYRPWARLEHFRLLRRSVRRGGPLLVHDCGSRAWMRRWLARSAARQGRELHLVLLDVGAATALAGQQARGRWAPRRAFARHRRGLDRLLAAFTRHARGAGATPAPEAASVLLLDGVSRSRAVRARFGAAPAGPPTGA from the coding sequence ATGGAACCGCGAGGCCTGGTCGACCTGCGCGGCGACGCCGGTGAACCGTTCACCGCCGGCTACCCGGGCGACGCCGTCGTGGTCGTCTCCGGTCTGCCCGGGAGCGGCAAGAGCACCCTGCTGCGCCGCTGGTCCGCCGCGGCGCCCCGGGCCGGGACCGTGGACCCGCGGGCCGTCCACGAGGCCTGCGCCGCCGTCATGCCCGCGCGCCTGCCGTACGCCGTCTACCGGCCGTGGGCGCGGCTGGAACACTTCCGGCTGCTCCGCCGCTCGGTCCGCCGGGGCGGACCGCTCCTCGTCCACGACTGCGGCAGCCGGGCGTGGATGCGCCGCTGGCTCGCCCGCTCGGCCGCCCGGCAGGGGCGAGAACTGCACCTCGTGCTGCTCGACGTCGGCGCCGCCACCGCCCTGGCCGGGCAGCAGGCCCGCGGCCGCTGGGCGCCGCGCCGTGCCTTCGCCCGGCACCGCCGGGGCCTCGACCGGCTGCTCGCCGCGTTCACCCGGCACGCCCGCGGTGCCGGTGCGACGCCCGCGCCGGAGGCCGCGTCGGTGCTCCTGCTGGACGGCGTCTCCCGCTCGCGCGCGGTGCGGGCCCGGTTCGGGGCGGCACCGGCGGGCCCGCCGACGGGGGCCTGA
- a CDS encoding GreA/GreB family elongation factor: MTGGPEPISEVAREALRQELADLRSERGKVAATLRGGDEVGDPADQADELQRATELERLDRRIAEIDGRLDEAAVAGRPGTETVGVGSTVTVRFADGTEMTLQVGEVAEALDRTLVTVDSPLGHALLGRRAGETVEYESPRGSTAAVVLSIGAGDGEA, encoded by the coding sequence ATGACCGGTGGACCAGAGCCCATCAGCGAGGTCGCCCGCGAGGCGCTCCGACAGGAGCTCGCCGACCTGCGGAGCGAACGCGGGAAGGTCGCCGCCACCCTGCGGGGCGGTGACGAGGTGGGCGACCCCGCGGACCAGGCCGACGAGTTGCAGCGCGCCACGGAGCTCGAACGGCTGGACCGCAGGATCGCCGAGATCGACGGACGGCTCGACGAGGCGGCCGTCGCAGGACGGCCCGGCACCGAGACGGTCGGCGTCGGCAGCACCGTGACGGTCCGGTTCGCGGACGGCACGGAGATGACCCTCCAGGTGGGCGAGGTCGCCGAGGCACTCGACCGGACGCTGGTCACCGTCGACAGCCCGCTCGGCCACGCCCTGCTCGGCCGCCGGGCCGGTGAGACCGTCGAGTACGAGAGCCCCAGGGGTTCGACGGCCGCGGTCGTCCTGTCGATCGGCGCCGGGGACGGCGAGGCGTAG
- a CDS encoding N-formylglutamate amidohydrolase codes for MADSPDSPGTPDALPAPGPAESFRLHPGAPGSPVILHVPHSSRTIPADVRSGILPDDRALALELDHITDAHTAEIARLAAQAARTTPWRFVNRLSRLVVDPERFPDEREEMLAAGMGAVYTRTTHREELRPAGFDGRPLLERYFHPYAQAMTAAVADRLEAVGRAVIVDVHSYPAKALPYELHGDGPRPPICLGTDPRHTPAPLLDAARRAFADFGGTGLDSPFAGTYVPLRYYGGTAEVGALMVEIRRDLYMAEPGGPAGPGLEALAAALTRLVDEVSV; via the coding sequence ATGGCCGACTCCCCGGACTCCCCCGGCACCCCCGACGCACTCCCGGCTCCCGGCCCCGCGGAGTCGTTCCGGCTCCACCCCGGGGCGCCCGGCTCCCCCGTGATCCTCCACGTCCCGCACTCCTCGCGGACCATACCCGCCGACGTCCGCTCCGGGATCCTGCCGGACGACCGGGCGCTCGCGCTCGAACTCGACCACATCACCGACGCGCACACCGCCGAGATCGCCCGGCTGGCCGCACAGGCGGCGCGGACGACGCCCTGGCGCTTCGTCAACCGGCTCTCGCGGCTGGTCGTCGACCCCGAGCGGTTCCCCGACGAGCGCGAGGAGATGCTGGCGGCCGGCATGGGGGCGGTCTACACCCGGACCACACACCGCGAGGAGCTCCGCCCGGCCGGATTCGACGGCCGGCCGCTGCTCGAACGCTACTTCCACCCGTACGCGCAGGCCATGACGGCGGCGGTCGCGGACCGCCTCGAAGCGGTCGGCCGGGCAGTGATCGTCGACGTCCACTCGTACCCGGCGAAGGCCCTGCCCTACGAGCTCCACGGCGACGGCCCGCGCCCGCCGATCTGCCTCGGCACCGACCCGCGCCACACGCCCGCCCCGCTGCTCGACGCGGCGCGGCGGGCGTTCGCGGACTTCGGCGGAACCGGCCTCGACAGCCCGTTCGCGGGGACGTACGTGCCGCTGCGGTACTACGGCGGGACGGCGGAGGTCGGCGCGCTCATGGTGGAGATCCGGCGCGACCTCTACATGGCGGAGCCCGGCGGGCCCGCCGGCCCCGGTCTGGAGGCGCTCGCCGCCGCGCTGACCCGGCTCGTCGACGAGGTCTCCGTCTGA
- a CDS encoding FdhF/YdeP family oxidoreductase yields MNTGDDEQEPRQPRVGPAPDGEPEFRPYHHPAAAWGAAASVSRFLVREGALVDGPRAILRMNHENGGFDCPGCAWPDDTKGLHLDICENGIKHVTWEMTRKRVGREFFAAHSVTELSGWSDYDLENQGRLTEPMVYDAASDHYVPIRWKDAFELVGRTLRELDDPNRASFYTSGRLGNEATFLYQLMARELGTNNLPDCSNMCHEASGRALQASLGTGKGTVDLKDWESADALFILGVNAASNAPRMLTALAEAYHRGARIVHVNPLVEAAATRTIVPHDFLDMGLHRTTRTSTLNLQPRIGGDMALLRGMAKAVLEQSVTDPRALDREFIDRHTAGFEEYRALCEATPWEEIERQSGLGRADVLGAARVYSEADRSIVSWCLGLTQHEHGVDTVREIVNLLLLRGNLGREGAGPSPVRGHSNVQGNRTCGIDHRPTDAFLDRLAEACDIRPPRAHGLDTVATIKAMHRGDVTVFVGMGGNFALAAPDTPYTYEALRACELTVQVSTKLNRSHLVHGRQALILPCLGRTEKDHQRRGVQSTSVEDSMSMVHLSVGMKRPASPHLLSEPAIVAGMARAALPDSATPWEWYIEDYDRIRDTMARALDGFEDFNRRVRLPLGFRIKQPARELVFLTPSGRAEFSAAALPDVVPAPGTLALGTMRSHDQWNTTIYSDNDRYRGIRNLRTLVFMNRADMRERGIADLGPVDITSTAKDGSRRSLHGYLAIPYDIPRGCAAGYMPEMNVLCALGDYSTQSDQPIMKHLKVTIDPAA; encoded by the coding sequence TTGAACACCGGCGACGACGAGCAGGAGCCCCGGCAACCCCGCGTCGGGCCGGCGCCCGACGGGGAGCCGGAGTTCCGCCCCTACCACCACCCCGCCGCCGCCTGGGGCGCGGCCGCGAGCGTGAGCCGGTTCCTGGTCCGCGAGGGCGCACTGGTGGACGGCCCGCGGGCGATCCTGCGGATGAACCACGAGAACGGCGGGTTCGACTGCCCGGGGTGCGCGTGGCCGGACGACACCAAGGGCCTGCACCTGGACATCTGCGAGAACGGGATCAAGCACGTCACCTGGGAGATGACCCGCAAGCGGGTCGGCCGCGAGTTCTTCGCCGCGCACTCGGTGACCGAACTGTCCGGCTGGAGCGACTACGACCTGGAGAACCAGGGCCGCCTGACCGAGCCGATGGTCTACGACGCGGCCTCGGACCACTACGTCCCGATCCGCTGGAAGGACGCCTTCGAGCTGGTCGGCCGCACCCTGCGCGAACTGGACGACCCGAACCGGGCGTCGTTCTACACCTCCGGCCGGCTCGGCAACGAAGCCACGTTCCTCTACCAGCTGATGGCCCGCGAACTCGGCACCAACAACCTCCCGGACTGCTCGAACATGTGCCACGAGGCCAGTGGCCGCGCCCTCCAGGCCTCGCTGGGCACCGGAAAGGGAACCGTCGACCTCAAGGACTGGGAGAGCGCCGACGCCCTGTTCATCCTGGGGGTCAACGCGGCGTCGAACGCGCCGCGGATGCTGACCGCGCTGGCCGAGGCGTACCACCGCGGAGCACGGATCGTGCACGTCAACCCGCTGGTCGAGGCGGCGGCCACCCGCACCATCGTCCCCCACGACTTCCTCGACATGGGGCTCCACCGGACGACCCGGACCAGCACCCTCAACCTGCAGCCCCGCATCGGCGGCGACATGGCGCTGCTGCGCGGCATGGCCAAGGCGGTCCTGGAACAGTCCGTCACCGACCCGCGCGCGCTCGACCGCGAGTTCATCGACCGGCACACCGCCGGCTTCGAGGAGTACCGTGCGCTCTGCGAGGCCACCCCGTGGGAGGAGATCGAGCGGCAGTCCGGGCTGGGCCGCGCCGACGTCCTCGGGGCGGCGCGGGTGTACAGCGAGGCCGACCGCTCGATCGTCAGCTGGTGCCTGGGACTCACCCAGCACGAGCACGGCGTCGACACCGTCCGGGAGATCGTCAACCTGCTGCTGCTCCGCGGCAACCTGGGCCGCGAGGGCGCCGGGCCCTCCCCTGTCCGCGGGCACAGCAACGTCCAGGGCAACCGCACCTGCGGCATCGACCACCGGCCGACGGACGCGTTCCTGGACCGCCTCGCCGAGGCCTGCGACATCCGGCCGCCCCGCGCGCACGGCCTCGACACCGTCGCCACCATCAAGGCGATGCACCGCGGGGACGTCACGGTGTTCGTCGGCATGGGCGGCAACTTCGCGCTCGCCGCGCCCGACACCCCGTACACCTACGAGGCGCTGCGGGCCTGCGAGCTCACCGTCCAGGTGAGCACCAAGCTGAACCGCAGCCACCTCGTGCACGGGCGGCAGGCGCTGATCCTCCCGTGCCTGGGCCGGACCGAGAAGGACCACCAGCGCAGGGGCGTCCAGAGCACCTCCGTCGAGGACTCGATGAGCATGGTCCACCTGTCGGTCGGCATGAAGCGCCCCGCCTCGCCGCACCTGCTCTCCGAACCGGCCATCGTCGCCGGCATGGCCCGCGCGGCCCTGCCCGACAGCGCCACGCCCTGGGAGTGGTACATCGAGGACTACGACCGGATCCGCGACACCATGGCCCGCGCCCTCGACGGCTTCGAGGACTTCAACCGCCGGGTGCGGCTGCCCCTCGGCTTCCGCATCAAGCAGCCGGCCCGCGAACTGGTCTTCCTCACGCCGTCCGGCCGCGCCGAGTTCTCCGCCGCCGCGCTGCCCGACGTCGTCCCCGCGCCCGGCACCCTGGCACTGGGCACCATGCGCTCCCATGACCAGTGGAACACCACGATCTACTCCGACAACGACCGCTACCGGGGCATCAGGAACCTGCGCACACTGGTCTTCATGAACCGCGCCGACATGCGCGAACGCGGCATCGCCGACCTCGGCCCCGTCGACATCACGAGCACCGCGAAGGACGGCAGCCGGCGCTCCCTGCACGGCTACCTCGCGATCCCCTACGACATCCCGCGCGGGTGCGCGGCCGGGTACATGCCCGAGATGAACGTGCTGTGCGCGCTCGGCGACTACAGCACCCAGAGCGACCAGCCGATCATGAAGCACCTCAAGGTCACCATCGATCCCGCCGCCTGA
- a CDS encoding AMP-binding protein, translating to MDRQIVGSVGAVGDVPGGTGGARRVEGWDVAGTLRAEPVAAADTGAATHTGLVLAGLARDPERVAIRHGAGERTAAECLADVYRLARALLATGLRRGDGVTVLAGNRPETVLVRLAANLIGCRVAMLYTDRPVADQIAMAGSARTTAFVFDPARFGAEAARIAAALPSAGLLALGPTVLGVDLLELAAPLPAGPVTPRFRPEDVMAVRFTGGSTGRPKGVLRRFARPPRPELVAASVFLLCTALCHGGGTTADLALAAGGTVVLQDGFAAEEVLAAVERYRVSRVYLPPHLLYRVLDHPALPRTDTGSLRRVTYTGCPAAPERLAEATRRLGRVLHQTYSLTECGPVTRLTPDEHLDPRLLTTAGRPFPDTDVRILDEEGRPLPPGATGRIQVRTPTAMEGYWRDPELTARVLRDGWLDTGDLGGLDGAGYLTVAGRRDPMAIVDAHNVFPRDVEGPLLAHPAVREAVMFATTGPDRLQRAHAAVTVLPGSGVTAAQLHRWVRERSGPLCDPATILVLPGIPLAGTGKPDLGALRALTAGPGDEG from the coding sequence ATGGACCGTCAGATCGTCGGATCCGTCGGAGCGGTGGGCGACGTGCCGGGCGGCACCGGGGGTGCGCGGCGGGTGGAGGGCTGGGACGTGGCGGGGACACTGCGGGCCGAACCGGTCGCGGCGGCCGACACCGGGGCGGCGACGCACACCGGTCTCGTGCTGGCCGGGCTGGCGCGCGATCCGGAACGGGTGGCGATCCGCCACGGGGCGGGGGAACGCACGGCGGCGGAGTGCCTGGCGGACGTGTACCGGCTGGCGCGGGCACTGCTGGCGACCGGGCTGCGGCGCGGGGACGGCGTCACCGTCCTGGCCGGGAACCGTCCGGAGACGGTGCTGGTGCGGCTGGCGGCCAATCTGATCGGCTGCCGGGTCGCGATGCTCTACACCGACCGGCCGGTGGCGGACCAGATCGCGATGGCCGGGTCGGCGCGGACGACGGCCTTCGTCTTCGACCCGGCGCGGTTCGGCGCGGAGGCCGCGCGGATCGCCGCCGCGCTGCCCTCGGCGGGCCTGCTGGCGCTCGGGCCGACCGTCCTGGGGGTGGACCTGCTGGAGCTGGCCGCACCGCTGCCCGCCGGGCCGGTGACACCCCGGTTCCGGCCCGAGGACGTGATGGCGGTCCGGTTCACCGGCGGCTCGACCGGGCGGCCGAAGGGGGTCCTGCGCCGGTTCGCCCGCCCGCCGCGGCCGGAACTGGTGGCGGCGTCGGTGTTCCTCCTCTGCACGGCGCTCTGCCACGGCGGCGGCACCACGGCCGACCTCGCGCTCGCGGCGGGCGGCACCGTCGTGCTGCAGGACGGGTTCGCGGCGGAGGAGGTGCTGGCGGCGGTGGAGCGGTACCGGGTGTCCCGGGTCTACCTGCCGCCGCACCTGCTGTACCGGGTGCTGGACCACCCCGCGCTGCCCCGGACCGACACCGGGAGCCTGCGCCGGGTCACCTACACCGGGTGTCCGGCGGCACCCGAGCGGCTGGCCGAGGCGACCCGGCGGCTGGGCCGGGTGCTGCACCAGACCTACAGCCTGACCGAGTGCGGGCCGGTGACCAGGCTGACCCCGGACGAGCACCTCGACCCGCGGCTGCTGACCACGGCGGGCCGGCCGTTCCCGGACACCGACGTGCGGATCCTGGACGAGGAGGGCAGGCCGCTGCCCCCGGGCGCCACCGGCCGGATCCAGGTGCGCACGCCGACCGCGATGGAGGGCTACTGGCGTGATCCGGAGCTGACCGCCCGGGTGCTCCGCGACGGCTGGCTGGACACCGGCGACCTGGGCGGCCTGGACGGGGCCGGTTACCTGACGGTGGCGGGGCGGCGCGACCCGATGGCGATCGTCGACGCGCACAACGTCTTCCCGCGCGACGTCGAGGGGCCGCTGCTGGCCCACCCCGCGGTGCGGGAGGCGGTCATGTTCGCCACCACCGGGCCGGACCGGCTGCAGCGGGCGCACGCCGCCGTGACCGTGCTGCCGGGCAGCGGGGTGACGGCGGCGCAGTTGCACCGGTGGGTGCGTGAGCGGAGCGGGCCGCTCTGCGACCCGGCGACGATCCTGGTCCTGCCGGGGATCCCGCTGGCCGGGACCGGCAAGCCGGATCTCGGGGCGCTGCGGGCCCTGACGGCCGGGCCGGGGGACGAGGGGTAG
- a CDS encoding S8 family peptidase, whose product MHVSPLISRSAGRPAAALALLAAAILATPATLAAAAPTAPSVPTTPAGSAKFAAETATGPAGTPDSTAARGALAAPAAATAPQIAAGWAAGTRAYLVISAPADIAAAKTAVTANGGTVFASYDAIGVVVAHSTSGTFAATLRGTAGIQQVGATRTSDVPADAYSPALPANPGQSATTLTETNRWDMTQIKADQAWAVSTGSSAVKVGVLDTGVDDQHQDLAPNFDAADSASCAYGKADTRTGAWRDVDTHGTHVAGTIAAAKNGKGVIGVAPGVKIASVRIAEPTSTLFFAENTVCGFVWAGDHGFKVTNNSYYTDPWQFNCPDNLDQAAIIEGVRRAQEYAEGKGSLQVAAAGNSNYDLANKTTDSESPNDSTKVTRTITNACIDIPTELPGVVTVAAMASGTGKASYSNFGRGVIDVAAPGGDGATGVYSTLPGGKYGSKNGTSMASPHVAGVAALIAGANPAFTPADIRARLATQANDVACPASDSRCTGTTANNAFFGEGQVDALKAVGGGTPPTGKYFENLTDVAIADNATADSPIAVTGVAGNAPATLKVGVDVKHTYRGDLVISLVAPDGTVYLLEDFANNDSADNVAKTYTVNASASLANGTWKLRVKDGASGDVGTIDAWNLTF is encoded by the coding sequence ATGCACGTGTCACCCCTGATATCCCGGAGCGCCGGCCGCCCCGCCGCCGCGCTCGCCCTGCTCGCCGCCGCGATCCTGGCCACCCCCGCCACCCTGGCCGCCGCGGCGCCCACCGCTCCCAGCGTCCCCACCACGCCCGCCGGCTCCGCGAAGTTCGCCGCCGAGACGGCCACCGGTCCGGCCGGGACCCCGGACTCCACGGCCGCCCGCGGCGCCCTCGCCGCTCCCGCCGCCGCGACCGCACCGCAGATCGCCGCGGGCTGGGCCGCCGGGACCCGCGCCTACCTGGTCATCAGCGCTCCCGCCGACATCGCCGCCGCCAAGACCGCGGTCACCGCCAACGGCGGCACGGTCTTCGCGAGCTACGACGCGATCGGCGTCGTCGTCGCCCACTCGACCTCCGGCACCTTCGCCGCGACCCTGCGCGGGACCGCCGGCATCCAGCAGGTCGGCGCGACCCGTACCTCCGACGTCCCCGCGGACGCCTACAGCCCGGCGCTCCCCGCCAACCCCGGCCAGAGCGCCACGACCCTGACCGAGACCAACCGCTGGGACATGACCCAGATCAAGGCCGACCAGGCCTGGGCCGTCTCCACCGGTTCGTCCGCCGTCAAGGTCGGCGTCCTGGACACCGGCGTGGACGACCAGCACCAGGACCTCGCGCCCAACTTCGACGCCGCGGACTCCGCCTCCTGCGCGTACGGCAAGGCCGACACCCGCACCGGGGCCTGGCGTGACGTCGACACCCACGGCACGCACGTCGCCGGCACCATAGCCGCGGCGAAGAACGGCAAGGGCGTCATCGGCGTGGCGCCGGGCGTCAAGATCGCCTCGGTCCGGATAGCCGAGCCGACCAGCACGCTGTTCTTCGCCGAGAACACCGTCTGCGGCTTCGTCTGGGCCGGCGACCACGGCTTCAAGGTCACCAACAACAGCTACTACACCGACCCGTGGCAGTTCAACTGCCCGGACAACCTGGACCAGGCCGCCATCATCGAGGGCGTCCGGCGCGCCCAGGAGTACGCCGAGGGCAAGGGCTCCCTGCAGGTCGCGGCAGCGGGCAACTCCAACTACGACCTGGCCAACAAGACGACCGACAGCGAGAGCCCCAACGACTCGACCAAGGTCACCCGGACCATCACCAACGCCTGCATCGACATCCCGACCGAGCTGCCCGGCGTGGTGACGGTCGCCGCGATGGCCAGCGGCACCGGCAAGGCCTCCTACTCCAACTTCGGCCGGGGCGTCATCGACGTCGCCGCGCCGGGCGGGGACGGCGCCACCGGCGTCTACTCCACGCTCCCGGGCGGCAAGTACGGCAGCAAGAACGGCACCTCGATGGCCTCCCCGCACGTGGCCGGCGTGGCCGCGCTGATCGCGGGCGCCAACCCGGCGTTCACCCCGGCCGACATCCGGGCCCGCCTCGCGACCCAGGCCAACGACGTGGCCTGCCCGGCCTCCGACAGCCGCTGCACCGGGACCACCGCCAACAACGCCTTCTTCGGCGAGGGCCAGGTCGACGCGCTGAAGGCCGTCGGCGGCGGCACCCCGCCGACCGGGAAGTACTTCGAGAACCTCACCGACGTCGCGATCGCCGACAACGCGACCGCGGACAGCCCGATCGCCGTCACCGGCGTCGCCGGCAACGCCCCCGCCACCCTCAAGGTCGGCGTGGACGTCAAGCACACCTACCGCGGCGACCTCGTCATCTCGCTGGTCGCCCCCGACGGCACGGTGTACCTGCTGGAGGACTTCGCGAACAACGACAGCGCCGACAACGTCGCCAAGACGTACACCGTGAACGCCTCCGCCAGCCTCGCGAACGGCACGTGGAAGCTGCGGGTGAAGGACGGCGCCTCGGGTGACGTCGGCACGATCGACGCCTGGAACCTCACCTTCTAG
- a CDS encoding tail fiber domain-containing protein → MRGSGGAAPVGAVNGYRVLETVAALPVSTWRYVWEPADVRHLGPMAQDWHAAFGFDHDDTRIPVVDGLGVALVCIQALNRRVDELTVELGRLREAAGEPAPGSTTTPDAWSVTAPAAPPTAPAAIRRTGAP, encoded by the coding sequence GTGCGGGGGAGCGGCGGCGCGGCCCCGGTCGGCGCGGTCAACGGCTACCGGGTCCTGGAGACCGTGGCCGCACTGCCCGTCAGCACCTGGCGCTACGTCTGGGAGCCCGCTGACGTGCGCCACCTCGGACCGATGGCCCAGGACTGGCACGCCGCCTTCGGCTTCGACCACGACGACACCCGGATCCCGGTGGTCGACGGCCTCGGCGTCGCCCTGGTGTGCATCCAGGCGCTGAACCGCCGGGTGGACGAGCTCACCGTCGAGCTGGGGCGCCTGCGGGAGGCCGCAGGAGAACCCGCTCCGGGCAGCACGACGACGCCCGACGCATGGTCTGTGACGGCACCGGCCGCACCACCCACCGCACCCGCGGCGATCCGGAGGACAGGGGCACCATGA
- a CDS encoding 2OG-Fe(II) oxygenase — protein MTSRHTVAPSDTAAGRSAAEDRRSPVSTDAIWRLPVTVCRITQFLGERTAGALLERAIASADGALKPSMVRDRELDPDVRRSRSSQDFAAPELTAAIDEVLEAVERTLGISCRYTEPDYSLNVHNDGDFYRPHQDTSAEYAPRRLLTFVYYLHRAPRPFSGGELRVFDTALPLHTETAGRWQERTWRDWEPEHDSIVFFRPTAWHEVRPVGCASGRHEDSRFAVNGWLCSPDPAHRREDGHP, from the coding sequence ATGACGAGTCGGCACACCGTGGCACCGAGCGACACCGCGGCGGGGCGGTCCGCGGCGGAGGACCGGCGGTCGCCGGTGAGCACGGACGCGATCTGGCGGCTTCCCGTGACGGTCTGCCGCATCACCCAGTTCCTGGGCGAGCGGACGGCGGGCGCCCTGCTGGAGCGCGCCATCGCCTCCGCAGACGGCGCCTTGAAGCCCTCCATGGTCCGGGACCGGGAGCTGGACCCGGACGTCCGTCGGTCGCGGTCGAGTCAGGACTTCGCCGCACCCGAGCTGACGGCGGCCATCGACGAGGTGCTGGAGGCGGTCGAGCGGACCCTGGGGATCTCCTGCCGGTACACCGAACCCGACTACAGCCTCAACGTCCACAATGACGGCGACTTCTACCGTCCGCACCAGGACACCAGCGCCGAGTACGCTCCCCGGCGCCTGCTCACGTTCGTGTACTACCTGCACCGCGCGCCCCGGCCCTTCAGCGGGGGCGAGCTGCGGGTGTTCGACACCGCCCTCCCGCTGCACACCGAGACGGCCGGGAGGTGGCAGGAGCGCACCTGGCGCGACTGGGAGCCCGAGCACGACAGCATCGTGTTCTTCCGGCCCACCGCCTGGCACGAGGTGCGACCGGTCGGCTGTGCGAGCGGGCGGCACGAGGACAGCCGCTTCGCCGTCAACGGCTGGCTGTGCAGCCCCGACCCCGCGCACCGCCGGGAGGACGGGCACCCGTAG
- a CDS encoding thioesterase II family protein: MPGHTAATESLWFRRFHPNDAAPARVVIFPHAGGAAGYFLDWSAALSPYADVLAVQYPGRQNRFEEPAADSLTVLADRAYEALLSWADRPLTLFGHSMGASVAFEVARRFERDGADGPVRLCVSGSRAPSVPRDSTVHLLDDDGLLAEVARLGGTDQRVLADPELRDLILPSLRGDYTAIETYCCAPDDLVSLPVTALTGDADPRASVEQVRGWAAHTTGAFDLSVFPGGHFYLADQRPAVVEVLTSHLRG; this comes from the coding sequence ATGCCCGGCCACACCGCCGCCACCGAGAGCCTCTGGTTCCGCCGCTTCCACCCCAACGACGCGGCACCCGCCCGGGTCGTGATCTTCCCGCACGCGGGCGGCGCGGCCGGCTACTTCCTGGACTGGTCGGCCGCCCTCTCGCCGTACGCGGACGTGCTCGCCGTCCAGTACCCGGGCCGGCAGAACCGGTTCGAGGAGCCGGCGGCCGACTCGCTGACCGTGCTCGCCGACCGGGCCTACGAGGCGCTGCTGAGCTGGGCGGACCGCCCGCTGACGCTGTTCGGGCACAGCATGGGGGCCTCCGTCGCCTTCGAGGTGGCGCGCCGGTTCGAACGCGACGGCGCGGACGGCCCGGTGCGGCTCTGCGTCTCCGGCAGCCGCGCGCCCTCCGTGCCCCGGGACTCGACGGTCCACCTGCTGGACGACGACGGCCTGCTCGCGGAGGTCGCCAGGCTCGGCGGCACCGACCAGCGCGTCCTGGCCGACCCGGAGCTGCGCGACCTGATCCTGCCGTCACTGCGCGGCGACTACACGGCCATCGAGACGTACTGCTGCGCGCCCGACGACCTGGTCTCCCTGCCGGTCACCGCCCTGACCGGTGACGCCGACCCGCGCGCGTCGGTCGAGCAGGTCCGCGGCTGGGCCGCCCACACCACCGGCGCCTTCGACCTGAGCGTGTTCCCCGGCGGCCACTTCTACCTCGCCGACCAGCGCCCCGCCGTCGTGGAGGTCCTCACCTCCCACCTGCGGGGCTGA
- a CDS encoding aldolase → MAETLTATKADLVDLAQRRMQTAIPDNGWTTRQKLALTCRILFDAGHDSGLAGQITARAERPGTYYTQRLGLGFDEITEANLLLVDEDLNVLEGDGMANPANRFHSWVYRARPDVNCIIHTHPLHISALSMLETPLVVSHMDLCPLYDDCAFLEKWPGIPVGNEEGEIISAALGDKRALLLAHHGQLVATGTVEESCTLAVLFERAARLQLLASASGRIQEIPELLAREAHDWTSTPKRGQANFAYYARRALRAGHGDALTAPATGSPGGGTTPGTTTSSDTDDTNGGA, encoded by the coding sequence ATGGCCGAGACCCTGACCGCCACCAAGGCGGACCTGGTCGACCTCGCCCAGCGCAGGATGCAGACCGCCATCCCCGACAACGGCTGGACCACCCGCCAGAAGCTGGCGCTCACCTGCCGGATCCTCTTCGACGCCGGCCACGACTCCGGTCTGGCCGGCCAGATCACCGCCCGCGCCGAACGGCCCGGCACCTACTACACCCAGCGGCTCGGGCTCGGCTTCGACGAGATCACCGAGGCCAACCTGCTCCTGGTGGACGAGGACCTCAACGTCCTCGAAGGAGACGGCATGGCCAACCCGGCCAACCGCTTCCACAGCTGGGTGTACCGGGCCCGCCCCGACGTCAACTGCATCATCCACACCCACCCGCTGCACATCTCCGCACTGTCGATGCTGGAGACCCCGCTGGTCGTCTCGCACATGGACCTCTGCCCGCTGTACGACGACTGCGCGTTCCTGGAGAAGTGGCCCGGGATCCCCGTCGGCAACGAGGAGGGCGAGATCATCTCGGCCGCGCTCGGCGACAAGCGGGCGCTGCTCCTGGCCCACCACGGACAGCTGGTCGCCACCGGCACCGTGGAGGAGTCCTGCACCCTCGCCGTGCTCTTCGAACGGGCCGCCCGCCTCCAACTGCTGGCCTCCGCCTCCGGCCGGATCCAGGAGATACCGGAGCTGCTCGCCCGCGAGGCCCACGACTGGACCTCCACCCCCAAGCGCGGCCAGGCCAACTTCGCCTACTACGCCCGCCGCGCGCTGCGGGCCGGGCACGGTGACGCGCTCACCGCGCCGGCCACCGGCTCCCCCGGCGGCGGCACCACCCCCGGCACGACCACGAGCAGCGACACGGACGACACGAACGGCGGTGCCTGA